The following coding sequences are from one Leptospira mayottensis 200901116 window:
- a CDS encoding L-threonylcarbamoyladenylate synthase: MPENKVDTLITDSPSEAAKILLEGGIVVFPTETVYGIGASALNFKACKKIYEVKNRPSDNPLILHVENLVSLKACGNINKKADLVFQNFSPGPITGIFTKRNQDLFTAGLNTVALRIPSNPTAQLFLNLCGIPVAAPSANLSGKPSLTKIEYILEEFSGKVDCILRGEEPKIGIESTVIDFSSEPPLLLRPGFVDRNDLLKILPDLKGIESFNALSEAPRSPGLKYRHYAPVCKVVLKDSLKGISRNFAQIGFHFESESMFQVLVSSNEEYMKSIYSFFVECDRKGIKEAWCEIPKDGNGKEALINRISKAVSK; encoded by the coding sequence TTGCCAGAAAACAAGGTTGATACTCTTATTACGGACTCTCCTTCCGAAGCGGCAAAAATCCTGCTTGAAGGAGGGATTGTCGTTTTTCCCACCGAAACAGTTTACGGAATAGGGGCATCCGCTTTGAACTTCAAAGCCTGCAAGAAAATCTATGAAGTTAAAAATAGACCCTCTGATAATCCTCTCATCCTTCACGTAGAAAATCTTGTCTCCTTAAAAGCTTGCGGAAACATCAATAAGAAAGCCGACCTTGTATTTCAAAATTTTTCTCCCGGGCCTATCACGGGCATTTTTACAAAGAGAAATCAAGATCTTTTTACCGCTGGCTTAAATACGGTTGCTTTAAGGATCCCATCCAATCCAACAGCACAGTTATTTTTGAATTTATGCGGTATTCCGGTCGCAGCTCCCTCTGCAAACCTCTCAGGAAAACCATCCTTAACAAAAATTGAATATATCTTAGAAGAGTTTTCCGGTAAGGTAGACTGTATTTTAAGAGGAGAAGAACCAAAGATAGGAATCGAATCGACCGTAATCGACTTCAGTTCCGAACCTCCGCTTCTCCTTCGTCCCGGTTTTGTAGACCGAAACGACCTTTTGAAAATATTACCGGATCTTAAAGGGATTGAATCGTTTAACGCATTGAGCGAAGCACCCAGAAGTCCGGGTCTTAAATACAGACATTACGCTCCCGTTTGCAAAGTCGTATTAAAGGATTCTTTAAAGGGAATTTCTAGAAATTTTGCACAAATCGGTTTTCACTTCGAATCGGAATCAATGTTTCAGGTTTTGGTTTCTTCCAATGAAGAATATATGAAGTCCATTTACTCCTTTTTTGTGGAATGCGATCGTAAGGGAATTAAGGAAGCATGGTGTGAAATTCCTAAAGATGGAAATGGAAAAGAAGCTTTAATCAATCGAATTTCAAAAGCCGTTTCGAAGTAG